From a single Anaerolineales bacterium genomic region:
- a CDS encoding electron transfer flavoprotein subunit beta/FixA family protein produces MKIIACIKQVPDSEAKVKAEGGQVSWGDAPLVINPFDEYAVEGALQQKEALSGTVTALCIGPESAKEALKHALAMGADEAILVSDPALENLDTAGAAKVLAAAIQKIGDADMVMFGRQTLDNGAGLTPAQTARVLGYPMLGLVGSIKVEGSAVTVERVLEEGRQIVKANLPAVFSLVQSIGEPRYPSFMGIRKASKANIPVWSLADLGISAPAPVVTRTELMNPPVQETAIEMITGETPAEIAEKLADKIIAEKVL; encoded by the coding sequence TTGAAAATCATCGCATGTATCAAGCAAGTCCCCGACTCGGAAGCGAAAGTAAAAGCCGAGGGCGGGCAGGTCTCATGGGGGGACGCGCCGCTGGTCATCAACCCGTTCGACGAGTACGCCGTCGAAGGCGCGCTTCAGCAGAAGGAAGCCCTCAGCGGCACGGTCACTGCCCTGTGCATCGGACCCGAATCCGCGAAGGAGGCGCTCAAGCACGCGCTCGCCATGGGCGCGGATGAAGCCATCCTCGTCTCCGACCCGGCGCTCGAAAACCTCGACACCGCAGGCGCGGCAAAAGTGCTTGCAGCGGCGATCCAAAAGATCGGCGACGCCGATATGGTCATGTTCGGGCGGCAGACGCTCGACAACGGCGCAGGGTTGACCCCCGCGCAAACTGCCAGAGTCCTCGGGTATCCCATGCTTGGGTTGGTTGGCAGCATCAAGGTCGAAGGAAGCGCGGTCACGGTCGAAAGAGTGCTCGAAGAGGGCAGGCAGATCGTCAAGGCGAACCTTCCCGCCGTGTTCAGCCTCGTCCAAAGCATCGGCGAACCGCGCTACCCGTCGTTCATGGGCATCCGCAAAGCCTCGAAGGCGAACATCCCTGTCTGGTCGCTGGCTGACCTCGGCATCAGCGCGCCTGCGCCGGTCGTGACGCGCACCGAGTTGATGAACCCGCCCGTGCAGGAAACCGCCATCGAAATGATCACGGGTGAAACGCCCGCCGAGATCGCCGAAAAACTCGCCGACAAAATCATCGCGGAGAAAGTGCTATGA
- a CDS encoding electron transfer flavoprotein subunit alpha/FixB family protein has translation MKTFVYIDHFKGEIQPSSWEALGLAKTFGTAVALVFGAGVDDVAKAALEYGADEVLVADDASLADYRAETYASTLSALASSQSPDLILFPTTARTREMAAMAAVDLNTGVLTDLMALEANGDSFIATRPIYEGKVLEKTTCSAKPVMATIRGRAFPKPEREAGKSGTVTKVAAAGEAKSSVEGYSASEGAVNLGDAPVIVSGGRGVSNNPSLTPPDGMDEKQAEIWRAQQGFALVTELAQLLGGAVGASRAAVDGGYITYAHQVGQTGKVVAPDLYIACGISGAIQHLVGMRNAKLIVAINKDADAPIFKQARYGVVGDLFQIVPALTEAMKKKLGK, from the coding sequence ATGAAAACCTTCGTTTATATCGACCACTTCAAAGGCGAAATCCAGCCCTCCTCGTGGGAGGCGTTGGGACTTGCAAAAACATTCGGCACAGCGGTTGCGCTGGTCTTCGGCGCCGGCGTGGATGACGTTGCGAAAGCTGCGCTGGAATATGGCGCGGATGAAGTCCTCGTTGCGGATGACGCCTCACTGGCGGATTACCGCGCTGAGACATATGCATCCACCCTCTCCGCGCTCGCTTCTTCCCAAAGCCCGGACCTGATCCTGTTCCCGACGACTGCCCGCACCCGTGAAATGGCGGCGATGGCAGCCGTGGATTTGAACACCGGCGTGCTGACCGATCTGATGGCGCTCGAAGCGAACGGCGATTCGTTCATTGCGACCCGCCCGATCTACGAAGGCAAAGTGCTGGAGAAGACCACCTGCTCCGCCAAGCCTGTGATGGCGACCATCCGCGGACGCGCTTTCCCGAAGCCTGAGCGTGAAGCAGGCAAAAGCGGAACGGTTACAAAGGTTGCCGCGGCTGGCGAAGCGAAATCCAGCGTGGAAGGTTACTCCGCCTCCGAAGGCGCGGTCAACCTCGGTGATGCGCCCGTCATCGTCTCCGGCGGACGCGGCGTCTCGAACAATCCGTCCCTCACTCCGCCTGATGGCATGGACGAAAAACAAGCGGAGATCTGGCGCGCCCAGCAAGGCTTTGCGCTGGTTACTGAACTCGCCCAACTACTCGGCGGCGCGGTCGGCGCAAGCCGCGCGGCGGTGGACGGCGGCTACATCACCTACGCCCACCAAGTCGGGCAGACCGGCAAGGTCGTCGCCCCTGACTTGTACATCGCCTGCGGCATCTCCGGCGCGATCCAGCATCTGGTCGGGATGCGCAATGCCAAATTGATCGTCGCCATCAACAAAGACGCCGACGCGCCCATCTTCAAACAAGCCCGTTACGGCGTGGTCGGCGACCTGTTCCAAATCGTCCCCGCACTGACGGAGGCAATGAAGAAGAAGCTGGGGAAGTAA